In Pleuronectes platessa chromosome 5, fPlePla1.1, whole genome shotgun sequence, a single genomic region encodes these proteins:
- the hdac12 gene encoding uncharacterized protein SYNPCC7002_A1628, giving the protein MTGSQRMFLRGVARWLGADFASCRRFHAETVRHESSELPIIHHAGYVCDLPPNHSFPMSKFPRVLHFLLQDQVITHKQVWVPEIASEDLLSRVHTEEYVTNFLHGRISEKDQRKTGFSWSEGLVRRCRYETGGTLLAAEVALQRGLACSTAGGTHHAFPSYGSGYCLLNDLAVTAKYLMGNSSPRRKVLIVDLDVHQGDGTAFIFKEEPCVFTFSVHCGKNFPLRKQQSDLDISLEDGLEDKDYLSAVEAHLPRLLESFRPDLVLYDAGVDPHLDDELGRLHLTDHGLYQRDLYVLKTVVSRGIPAAAVIGGGYSRDVDKLALRHSIVHRAAAQVWRECGL; this is encoded by the exons ATGACGGGATCACAGCGGATGTTCTTGAGAGGAGTCGCTCGCTGGCTCGGTGCAGACTTCGCCTCCTGCAGACGATTCCACGCAGAGACA GTCAGACACGAGTCCAGCGAACTTCCCATAATCCACCACGCGGGGTACGTGTGCGACCTTCCGCCGAACCACAGCTTCCCCATGAGCAAGTTCCCCCGAGTGTTACACTTTCTACTGCAAGACCAggtcatcacacacaaacag GTGTGGGTGCCTGAAATTGCCTCTGAAGATCTGCTGAGCCGTGTGCACACAGAAGAATACGTGACCAACTTCCTACACGGGAGAATAAGTGAGAAGGACCAGCGGAAGACGGGCTTCTCCTGGAGTGAGGGCTTAGTGAGACGCTGTCGATATGAGACCG GTGGGACCCTCCTCGCTGCTGAGGTGGCTCTGCAGAGGGGTCTGGCCTGCAGCACAGCAGGAGGAACCCATCATGCCTTTCCCAGTTACGGTTCAGGATATTGTCTCCTCAATGATCTGGCTGTCACTGCCAAGTACCTGATGGGCAACTCTTCACCCAGGAGGAAGGTTCTGATTGTGGATCTAGACGTGCATCAG GGCGACGGCACAGCTTTCATATTTAAAGAGGAGCCGTGTGTGTTTACGTTctcagtgcattgtgggaaaaacTTCCCCCTCCGTAAACAACAGAGTGACCTGGATATCAGCCTGGAGGATGGATTGGAAGACAAGGACTACCTCTCCGCAG TGGAGGCTCACCTTCCCCGGCTCCTGGAGTCTTTCCGTCCAGACCTGGTCCTCTATGACGCCGGTGTCGACCCTCATCTGGACGATGAACTCGGGAGGCTCCACTTGACTGACCATg GGCTATATCAGAGAGATCTGTATGTGCTGAAGACTGTGGTGAGCAGAGgcatccctgctgctgctgttatcgGAGGAGGGTATTCAAGAGACGTGGACAAACTGGCCCTCAGACACTCCATCGTCCACCGAGCAGCTGCTCAG GTCTGGAGGGAGTGTGGATTGTAA